A part of Caretta caretta isolate rCarCar2 chromosome 1, rCarCar1.hap1, whole genome shotgun sequence genomic DNA contains:
- the LOC142070668 gene encoding calmodulin, striated muscle: MADQLTEGQIAEFKEAFSLFDKDGDGSITTSELGTVMRSLGQNPTEAELQDMISELDADGSGTVDFPEFLSMMARKMRDTDSEEEIREAFRVFDRDKNGYISAAELRHVMTNLGEKLTDEEVDEMIKEADSNSDGQVNYEEFVRMMTEK; this comes from the coding sequence ATGGCCGACCAGCTGACGGAGGGGCAGATCGCAGAGTTCAAAGAAGCCTTCTCCCTCTTTGACAAGGACGGGGATGGGTCCATCACCACCAGCGAGCTGGGGACCGTCATGCGGtcgctggggcagaaccccaccGAAGCCGAGCTGCAAGACATGATTAGTGAGTTGGATGCCGACGGCAGCGGCACGGTGGACTTCCCCGAATTCCTGTCCATGATGGCGAGGAAGATGAGGGACACGGACAGCGAGGAGGAGATCCGGGAAGCCTTCCGGGTGTTCGACAGGGACAAGAACGGCTACATCAGTGCGGCGGAGCTCCGGCATGTCATGACCAACCTGGGCGAGAAGCTGACGGACGAGGAGGTGGACGAGATGATCAAAGAGGCCGACAGCAACAGCGATGGGCAAGTCAACTACGAGGAGTTTGTACGGATGATGACGGAGAAGTGA